A genomic stretch from Strongyloides ratti genome assembly S_ratti_ED321, chromosome : 1 includes:
- a CDS encoding Nucleolar protein 10: MLKLQSNNVKIYNLSAGKSLPEWVNDRARRKLEQKDIDLRRRIMLVQDFDMPDVSHKLALTRDGRYCFAAGSYKPFLKCFDLNDLSMKWERGLDCDVVSICPISNDYSKVVLLEEERMRIPKFGRDMCFSRETSDLFIVGSGSDVFRLNLEEGKFMEPFNTTSDTLTCCKLNDDHQLFLCGTDDGKIFAFDHRDKSNVGILDCALGQYSDTNNYLKTIYDIPEIKTIKFRDPMTFGVGTTTGHVLIYDIRSSRPLFVKDLQMGLPVKKLDFVKESNAAISMDSQVLKVWDCNSGKPLCAIEPGVVLNDFVRYPNSGLFFFANEGQKMQQYFVPSIGPAPKWCSYLETITEELEETDQPIIFDDYKFVTKEQLEDIGLADLIGTNVVKSYMHGYFIDIKLYNKAQTLTQPFAYEKYKERKLKEKLEEERSALPIVKKEPSVKVNKLLARKLQEEQQLASKKINNKKEAKKVTTRAAAASELLSDERFKGLFVNPDYEVDEESEHYQRMAPVIERLKEKNRNKNMSDDDDDDDNDDDDQLETNNMHIDDDDDKDMSHTSDMDNDIFGDESDNDLSEQSDDSDEPKEKLKRPVKGIQRKGEKPKGFKLISLDKQNDFNIFHQKVDEDENDLLMRDRKKTTEVGEAAVIDDTPFGGKTMVFK, from the exons atgCTTAAATTACAAAgtaataatgtaaaaatatataatcttAGTGCTGGAAAGTCCTTACCGGag tgGGTAAATGATAGGGCAAGAAGAAAGTTAGAGCAAAAAGATATAGATTTGCGTAGGAGGATAATGTTAGTTCAAGATTTTGATATGCCTGATGTTTCACATAAATTAGCATTAACAAGAGATGGAAGATATTGTTTTGCCGCTGGTAGTTATAAACCTTTTCTTAAATGTTTTGATTTAAATGATCTTTCAATGAAATGGGAGAGAGGTTTGGATTGTGATGTTGTATCAATATGCCCAATTTCAAATGACTACTCTAAAGTAGTATTATTAGAAGAAGAAAG AATGAGAATTCCTAAATTTGGTAGAGATATGTGTTTTTCAAGAGAAACTAGTGATCTTTTTATTGTTGGAAGTGGTTCTGATGTATTTAGGTTAAATTTAGAAGAAGGAAAATTTATGGAACCTTTTAATACAACTTCAGATACTCTTACATGttgtaaattaaatgatgatcatcaattatttttgtgTGGTACTGATGATGGAAAAATTTTTGCATTTGATCATAGAGATAAAAGTAATGTTGGAATTTTAGATTGTGCTTTAGGTCAATACTCTgatacaaataattatttaaaaacaatttatgaTATCCCtgaaattaaaacaattaagtTTCGTGATCCTATGACATTTGGTGTTGGTACAACTACTGGACATGTCTTAATTTATGATATTAGATCATCAAGGCCATTATTTGTTAAAGATTTACAGATGGGTCTTccagttaaaaaattagattttGTTAAAGAATCTAATGCAGCTATTAGTATGGATAGTCAAGTACTTAAAGTTTGGGATTGTAATAGTGGAAAACCATTATGTGCTATTGAACCTGGTGTTGTACTTAATGATTTTGTAAGATATCCTAATAGTGGTTTGTTTTTCTTTGCTAATGAGGGTCAAAAAATGCAACAATATTTTGTTCCTTCAATTGGACCTGCTCCTAAATGGTGTTCATATCTTGAGACTATTACTGAAGAACTTGAGGAGACAGATCAACCTATAATATTTGATGACTATAAATTTGTCACAAAAGAACAATTAGAAGATATTGGATTGGCAGATTTAATTGGTACAAATGTTGTTAAAAGTTACATGCATGGATActttattgatattaaattatataataaagctCAAACATTGACACAACCATTTGCATATGAAAAATACaaagaaagaaaattaaaagaaaaacttGAGGAAGAAAGATCTGCATTACCAATAGTTAAGAAAGAACCATCtgtaaaagtaaataaattgttagCTAGAAAATTACAAGAAGAACAGCAGTTAgcaagtaaaaaaattaataataaaaaagaagcaAAGAAAGTTACAACACGAGCCGCAGCAGCTTCTGAACTACTTAGTGATGAAAGATTTAAAGGTTTGTTTGTTAATCCAGATTATGAAGTTGATGAAGAAAGTGAGCATTATCAACGAATGGCACCAGTAATCGAAAGATTAAAAGAGAAAAATaggaataaaaatatgtcaGACGACGACgatgatgatgataatgatgatgatgatcaATTAGAAACTAATAATATGCAtattgatgatgatgatgataaaGATATGTCACATACTAGTGATATGGATAATGACATATTTGGAGATGAATCGGATAATGATTTATCCGAACAGTCAGATGATAGTGATGAaccaaaagaaaaattaaagagGCCAGTCAAAGGGATTCAAAGAAAGGGTGAAAAACCTAAAGGTTTCAAACTTATTTCACTTGACAAACAGAATGATTTCAATATATTTCACCAAAAAGTTGACGAAGATGAGAATGACTTACTTATGCGTGATCGAAAGAAAACTACTGAAGTTGGTGAAGCAGCTGTCATTGATGATACACCTTTTGGAGGAAAAACTATGGTTTTCAAATAA
- a CDS encoding 60S ribosomal protein L18a: protein MPIKASGETLKEFIVVGRKIPSETDKNPALYKMQIFASNSIVAKSRFWYFASQLRRIKKTHGEIIQCEEVAPKNTGSVKNFGIFLRYDSRTGHHNMYREYRDVSLPAAVTQCYRDMGSRHRAQADRIQIIKVSVIKNSDCRRDHITQFHDSKIKFPLTHRVTKRKGVARYTTRRPVTHFA from the exons ATGCCAATCAAAGCTTCTGGAGAAACa cttaAAGAATTCATCGTCGTTGGACGTAAAATTCCTTCTGAAACAGACAAAAATCCAGCACTTTACAAAATGCAAATTTTTGCTTCAAACAGCATTGTTGCTAAATCTCGTTTCTGGTATTTTGCCTCTCAACTTCGTAGAATTAAGAAGACTCACGGAGAAATCATTCAATGTGAAGAG gTTGCTCCAAAAAATACAGGAAGTGTAAAGAACTTTGGAATCTTTCTCAGATACGACTCTCGTACCGGTCACCATAATATGTACAGAGAATATCGCGATGTCTCTCTTCCTGCAGCTGTTACTCAATGTTATCGTGATATGGGATCCCGTCATCGTGCTCAAGCCGATCGTATCCAAATTATCAAGGTTTCTGTTATCAAGAATTCCGACTGCAGACGTGATCACATCACTCAATTCCACGATTCTAAGATTAAATTCCCATTGACACACCGTGTTACAAAACGCAAGGGAGTTGCTAGATACACTACTCGTCGTCCAGTTACTCACTTTGCTTAA
- a CDS encoding Nucleolar complex protein 2 homolog, with translation MGPPKKIKKLKKTKKIKKYSKKLEVKNSEINDDYGNQSDVSVEMDELFESNENPEVSNNTSLNNDDDDEYDKESDASLESISNAQSHLDELKKLSENDPTFLKFLQEQDPDLLDFKDDNEDEDMIDEEMEADEESLILLYGDKTYIVKYNGEKKKIVDSNVIKYLKYNLLETEASKDNLIKATKILVSCFDAVTYMIGRKKKRDIDWVINDNNVFKDILSLCFSNIVPTLYKILQPVSEEKALELRKKQNMKRAMDGITYFKKWKKYGSLCRRYIEAIGILINQITEDGSKKRILRHILDLVDLHIHFGGLSKKMVKVLSRLWCTANEDNRILAFTILFKMCRLDKSLYPLILKTCYMTFVTFSGYTCSQNLKSFCFMQCSFAEMQAAVFLRNAIKSKSNDNMKNVTKWQFIQGLYLWNEVIIAACKMASKVPGNHPVHGIAEQRFAFIQIVIGLYTHTQNQRYLLLRIHCLRILIKLQTSTDVYIPLLGLSMEAVKDLMLIDERTPVKKDVIVNDDVVDVNLKINNDLIGCLEFRKVVGDELLKVLNSIVDSIEDDKVFDACAAPVAKRMRYILKNCKNKAHLSMFKNFVNKLETRRSEKS, from the exons ATGGGGCCTccaaaaaagattaaaaagttgaaaaaaacaaaaaaaattaaaaaatattcaaagaAATTAGAGGTTAAGAATTCAGAAATTAATGATGATTATGGAAATCAATCAGATGTATCAGTTGAAATGGATGAATTATTTGAGTCAAATGAAAATCCTGAAGTTTCCAATAATACT tctctaaataatgatgatgatgatgaataCGATAAAGAATCTGACGCTTCCCTAGAAAGTATCTCTAATGCACAAAGTCATTTAGATGAGTTAAAGAAGTTGTCAGAGAATGATccaacatttttaaaattcttacAAGAACAAGATCCAGATCTTTTAGATTTCAAGGATGACAATGAAGATGAGGATATGATAGATGAAGAAATGGAGGCAGATGAGGAATctttgatattattatatggTGACAAAACATACATTGTCAAATATAATGGagaaaagaagaaaattgttgatagtaatgttattaaatatttaaaatacaatttattaGAAACGGAAGCTTCAAAAGACAACTTAATTAAGGCtactaaaattttagtttCTTGTTTTGATGCTGTTACATATATGATAGGACGTAAGAAAAAAAGAGACATAGATTGGGTTATAAATGACAACAATGTTTTTAAAGATATCTTGTCATTATGTTTTAGTAACATTGTTCCTACactttacaaaattttacaaCCAGTATCTGAAGAGAAAGCTTTAGAGTTgagaaaaaaacaaaatatgaaAAGAGCTATGGATGGTATTacttactttaaaaaatggaaaaaatatGGATCATTATGTAGAAGATACATTGAAGCAATTggaattttaattaatcaaATAACTGAAGATGGATCAAAGAAACGTATATTAAGACATATTTTAGATTTAGTTGATCTTCATATTCACTTTGGTGggttatcaaaaaaaatggtCAAAGTTCTTAGTCGTTTATGGTGTACTGCTAATGAAGATAATCGTATACTAGCTTTCacaattttgtttaaaatgtGTCGTTTAGACAAATCACTATATCcattaattttgaaaactTGTTATATGACATTTGTTACTTTCTCAGGATATACTTGTAGTCAAAATCTTAAGTCATTTTGTTTTATGCAATGTTCCTTTGCTGAAATG CAGGCTGCAGTATTTCTAAGGAATGcaataaaatcaaaatcaaatgataatatgaaaaatgttACAAAATGGCAATTTATTCAAGGTTTATATTTGTGGAATGAAGTTATAATAGCTGCTTGTAAAATGGCATCAAAAGTACCTGGTAATCATCCAGTTCATGGTATTGCTGAACAAAGATTTGCCTTTATTCAAATAGTTATTGGGTTATATACTCATACACAAAATCAAcgttatttattgttaagaATTCATTGTCTTCgtattttgataaaacttCAGACATCTACAGATGTATACATTCCACTATTAGGTTTAAGTATGGAAGCTGTAAAAGACTTGATGTTGATAGATGAGCGTACACCTGTTAAAAAAGATGTCATAGTTAATGATGATGTTGTTGAtgtgaatttaaaaattaataacgATTTAATTGGATGTTTAGAATTTAGAAAAGTTGTTGGAGATGAACTTTTGAAGGTACTCAATAGTATTGTTGATTCTATTGAAGATGACAAAGTTTTTGATGCCTGTGCTGCACCAGTTGCTAAAAGAATGAGGTACATATTAAagaattgtaaaaataaggCACATCTTtctatgtttaaaaattttgtaaacaaATTAGAAACAAGAAGATCAGAAAAGtcttaa
- a CDS encoding Autophagy-related protein 9 family-containing protein, whose product MWPLTSSRNRDHYRIIDGENENLIQSRYGAIDVDPDEDLNSPPHSHLVMDSSAPQPSSSFPFHSSFSFSRNNKWDHIQNLDEFFTTIYEYHQGAGFLTIAVTHTYYSVLFYDKHVNTMGKNITGKIHISDAIYPNCSSQFSFFTWITILIALIFWCRQTWLRITDDEITNVTWQEVCRRVCHVQSKIHLVINKDKITPLDIYMRIMRHENYFIAMVNRNLLPLSVRLPFDVEIPYLSKTLRDNLNWLIFNGPFSLWFGAYALKPSIKDPRKLDDISLEFEKTIYYAGIANLIFFPFTFIYQFLYTFFHYGHAIRTKLKLRHFNELDHELNLRLNKSYKYGLEYLNQFKSTLVDVIVKTIAFTSGTIFIIILILASIDEDVISRVEHVVTIRFISGIIAFVAGSLIYDENTIWNPSQNYFIDNAHTEKVRKEFNSMFQFKVLYIFEELLSPILTPIVLLLYIKPRTKEIVQFFHLYTVNLDGIGDVCSFSEMNIEKHGDGDIMTSISSESGEDIPFPFEIDKIAKAYQLKTELSLLNFVANNPDWEPPESGKVFIKKFNKAKEINGYSININNITSTHEEKNLDISSKEDTLLPPLDDLVEDINHECPNRQVPHFNTQPYTSSTGKSYIENTENFSNIPYNNQIPFAKQVNPNTRAGDENSALNMSMNAIYMQKLRNQLNTSIDGPSYYDENQSFRNNSRTSSQIANSSIMFHSARGLRAWGVPNESNYQRSSTSSMDSSFLRTYDRNNDNELSQSRMPDIEEHDTSEEDLMRHEDIPGPNTSKTESDLEGQNSNK is encoded by the exons atGTGGCCATTAACATCATCAAGAAATAGAGATCATTATCGAATAATTGATGGTGAAAATGAGAATTTAATTCAAAGCCGGTATGGAGCTATTGATGTTGATCCTGATGAAGATTT aaattctCCACCACATTCACATTTAGTTATGGATTCATCGGCACCACAACCTTCCTCATCTTTCCCATTTCATTCgtctttttcattttctcGCAACAATAAATGGGATCATATCCAAAATCTTGATGaattttttacaacaatTTATGAATATCATCAAGGAGCTGGATTTTTGACAATAGCCGTAACTCATACGT ATTACtcagttttattttatgataaacaTGTAAATACTATGGGGAAAAATATAACGGGGAAAATTCATATATCAGATGCAATTTATCCTAATTGTTCAAGTcaatttagtttttttacCTGGATTACCATATTAATTGCTTTGATTTTTTGGTGTAGACAAACTTGGTTAA GAATAACAGATGATGAGATAACTAATGTTACATGGCAAGAAGTTTGTCGGAGAGTTTGCCATGTTCAATCTAAAATTCATcttgttataaataaagataaaattacaCCTTTAGATATATACATGAGAATTATGCGtcatgaaaattattttatagcTATGGTAAATAGAAACTTGTTGCCTTTAAGTGTTAGATTGCCATTTGATGTTGAGATACCTTATCTTTCTAAAACATTGCgagataatttaaattggCTTATATTTAATGGACCATTTTCTTTATGGTTTGGTGCTTATGCTTTAAAGCCATCAATAAAAGATCCAAGAAAGTTAGATGATATTTCATTAGAATTTGAAAAAACTATTTACTATGCTGGAATTgccaatttaatttttttcccTTTCACATTTATATACCAATTTTTGTATACATTCTTTCATTATGGACATGCTATTAGAA CAAAACTTAAATTAAGACATTTTAATGAATTAGACCatgaattaaatttaagacttaacaaaagttataaatatggtctagaatatttaaatcaatttAAGTCAACATTGGTAGATGTTATTGTTAAAACAATTGCATTTACCTCTggtacaatttttattattattttaattcttgCCTCAATTGATGAAGATGTAATTTCACGGGTAGAACATGTTGTTACTATTAGATTTATTTCTGGTATAATTGCATTTGTTGCTGGATCTTTAATATATGATGAAAATACTATATGGAATCCAAGTCAAA ATTACTTTATTGACAATGCTCATACGGAAAAAGTACGAAAAGAATTTAATTCAATGTTTCagtttaaagttttatatatttttgaagaaTTACTTAGTCCAATATTAACACCAATTGTATTACTTTTGTATATTAAACCTCGAACAAAAGAAATAGTACAATTTTTCCATTTATATACTGTAAATTTAGATGGTATCGGTGATGTTTGTTCATTTTCAGAAATGAATATTGAAAAACACGGTGATGGGGATATTATGACATCAATTTCATCAGAATCAGGAGAAGATATACCTTTTCCATttgaaattgataaaattgcCAAAGCATATCAGCTTAAAACAGAATTATCTTTACTTAATTTTGTAGCAAACAATCCCGATTGGGAACCACCAGAATCAggaaaagtttttattaagaaatttaataaggcaaaagaaattaatggttatagtataaatattaataatattacaagtACTCATGAAGAGAAAAATTTGGATATATCTTCAAAGGAAGATACATTACTTCCGCCATTAGATGATTTAGTGGAAGATATAAATCATGAATGTCCAAATAGACAGGTACCTCATTTCAATACTCAACCATATACATCATCAACTGGTAAAAgttatattgaaaatacCGAAAATTTCTCTAATATACCatataataatcaaattCCTTTTGCAAAACAAGTAAATCCTAATACAAGAGCTGGTGACGAGAATAGTGCGTTAAACATGAGTATGAATGCAATATATATGCAAAAACTTCGAAATCAATTGAATACATCTATTGATGGACCTTCTTACTATGATGAGAATCAATCATTTAGAAATAATAGTCGAACATCTAGTCAAATTGCAAATTCAAGTATCATGTTTCACAGTGCAAGAGGACTAAGAGCCTGGGGAGTACCAAATGAATCAAATTATCAGAGATCATCAACCTCGAGCATGGATAGTAGTTTCCTAAGAACATATGATAGAAATAATGACAATGAACTTAGCCAAAGTCGTATGCCAGATATAGAAGAACATGATACTAGCGAAGAAGATTTAATGAGACATGAAGATATTCCAGGCCCAAACACTAGTAAAACAGAATCAGATTTAGAAGGACAAAATAGTAATAAGTAa
- a CDS encoding Ribosomal RNA processing protein 36 homolog has protein sequence MKTKGDKPLEISYKKPVKLIKKPKFGEKPRGFDPRFDSRCGDFHEGAFRKCYSFLNEIRQDEVKALKEELQKCKNTNPERANKIRDILKKRKCQEMNEKMIDLKKETINEVVKDNIERMNSGKKPIFYKPSQMKEKIAKKKFEYFKEEGKLNKYLEKKQRHS, from the exons atgaAGACTAAGGGTGATAAACCTTTAGAAATAAGTTACAAAAAACCTgtaaaactaataaaaaagCCAAAATTTGGAGAAAAACCACGTGGCTTTGATCCTAGATTTGATTCAAGATGTGGTGATTTTCATGAAGGAGCCTTCAGGAAGTGTTATTCTTTTCTAAATGAAATTCGACAAGATGAAGTTAAa gctttaaaagaagaattacaaaaatgtaaaaataccAATCCTGAACGTGCCAATAAAATTcgtgatattttaaaaaaaagaaaatgtcaGGAAATGAATGAAAAAATGATTGATCTTAAGAAAGAAACAATAAATGAAGTtgttaaagataatattgaAAGAATGAATAGTGGTAAAAAAcctatattttataaaccaAGTCAgatgaaagaaaaaatagctaaaaagaaatttgaatattttaaggAGGAAGgaaaattgaataaatatttagaaaaaaagcAACGTCATAGCTAG